In Hippoglossus stenolepis isolate QCI-W04-F060 chromosome 13, HSTE1.2, whole genome shotgun sequence, a single genomic region encodes these proteins:
- the LOC118120540 gene encoding zinc finger protein 135-like, whose translation MLDKPSDKDQQAGHCSDCGCTFSQPEPDSTSTSSPPNQQQTLQSRCPTCQAGSSLSNGRRPHRRLRLDPHICSLCNKTFISSAHLTLHLTSHNKERKFRCSTCGKFFHQSSHLMAHKIIHSGDRPFKCPECGKTFGRASHLKTHSRLHTGEKPFKCSYCDKCFTQKAGLLAHVRIHTGERPYKCERCGEGFRSFSLLLSHKAQESSGKAKPAPAAAPTQPEKTQGSTEDLKCGVCCRTFVRSSYIRLHIRLKKGLRPYHCKVCNKTFVKLDTFVNHCDKHLRKKKDKSKEVKVKVVKPPLFVPLSRPSSPPLPPAPESLPTQPLSSEVNTRSRSKAKSKTEQ comes from the coding sequence ATGCTGGATAAACCCAGTGATAAAGACCAACAGGCTGGCCACTGCTCAGACTGTGGATGCACTTTCAGCCAACCAGAGCCAGACTCAACCAGCACGTCATCCCCTCCCAACCAGCAGCAGACACTCCAGTCCAGGTGTCCGACCTGCCAGGCGGGCAGCAGCCTCTCCAATGGCCGACGGCCGCACCGGCGCTTACGCCTGGACCCCCACATCTGCAGCCTGTGCAACAAAACCTTCATCTCCTCCGCCCACCTGACCCTTCACCTCACCTCCCACAACAAGGAGAGGAAGTTCAGATGCAGCACCTGTGGCAAGTTCTTCCACCAGTCCTCCCATCTGATGGCGCACAAGATAATCCACAGCGGAGACAGGCCGTTCAAATGCCCGGAGTGTGGCAAGACCTTCGGCCGCGCCTCACATCTGAAGACGCACAGCCGGCTCCACACTGGCGAGAAGCCCTTCAAGTGCTCCTACTGTGACAAGTGTTTCACGCAGAAGGCCGGGCTCCTAGCGCACGTTCGTATTCACACAGGGGAGCGGCCGTACAAGTGTGAGCGGTGCGGTGAGGGTTTTCGGTCtttttccctcctgctctctcacaAGGCACAGGAGTCCTCTGGGAAGGCCAAAccagcacctgcagcagcaccgACCCAACCTGAGAAAACACAGGGTAGCACAGAGGATCTGAAGTGCGGCGTCTGCTGCCGCACCTTTGTCCGATCGTCGTACATCCGGCTGCACATACGCCTCAAGAAAGGACTGCGGCCATATCACTGCAAAGTGTGCAACAAGACCTTTGTCAAGCTGGACACCTTTGTGAACCACTGTGATAAAcacttgaggaaaaaaaaggataaaagtaAGGAGGTTAAGGTCAAAGTTGTAAAACCCCCTCTGTTTGTTCCACTCTCCAGGCCTTcgtcacctcctcttcctcctgctcctgaatCCTTACCCACTCAGCCTTTATCCTCAGAAGTCAACACACGCTCCAGGTCAAAAGCAAAGAGTAAAACAGAGCAGTGA